A genomic region of Nitrososphaerota archaeon contains the following coding sequences:
- a CDS encoding OsmC family protein: MQAVGPEVYEYGVLVEWDGLTGGEAKTAQHRLSFDMPKVFKGLGRSFCPDELLLSAVGGCLLTTFLHFKERFNLPLKKFKVDVRGVVKLMEEGYRMTKVEAKIEASAPEEEAERVKRFIELAKEYCHITRSLERCIATTVEIVVSGEKT; this comes from the coding sequence ATGCAAGCCGTAGGGCCTGAAGTATATGAATACGGTGTTCTGGTTGAGTGGGATGGGCTGACTGGTGGAGAGGCGAAGACAGCCCAGCATCGGCTTAGCTTCGATATGCCGAAGGTGTTTAAGGGATTGGGTAGGAGCTTCTGCCCAGATGAACTGCTCCTATCTGCGGTAGGCGGCTGCCTGCTCACAACCTTCCTACACTTCAAAGAGCGCTTCAACCTACCATTAAAGAAGTTTAAGGTTGACGTTAGGGGCGTAGTCAAGTTGATGGAGGAAGGCTACAGAATGACTAAGGTGGAGGCTAAGATAGAGGCTTCAGCTCCGGAAGAGGAGGCTGAGAGGGTCAAGAGGTTCATCGAGCTCGCAAAGGAGTACTGCCACATAACCCGCTCACTCGAACGATGCATAGCAACCACGGTAGAGATAGTGGTCAGCGGCGAAAAAACTTGA
- the purE gene encoding 5-(carboxyamino)imidazole ribonucleotide mutase encodes MCLIAGSKSDAEYVKRAEEVLTKLGIKYDVAFLSAHRNHEELDIYLSNSKAEVYVAIAGLAAHLPGYIASRTLKPVIGVPINKALGGLDSLLSIVQMPRGVPVACVGIDNPENGALLAAEILALKDPALAEKIALYRRGKL; translated from the coding sequence ATCTGCCTTATCGCAGGCTCCAAAAGCGACGCTGAGTATGTGAAGCGGGCTGAAGAGGTCTTAACCAAGCTCGGAATAAAGTATGATGTAGCCTTCCTCTCAGCACACAGGAATCACGAAGAACTTGACATCTACCTCTCAAACTCCAAGGCTGAGGTCTATGTGGCTATAGCGGGGTTAGCAGCCCACCTACCAGGCTACATCGCCTCAAGAACCCTAAAGCCGGTTATCGGAGTTCCGATCAATAAGGCGCTTGGAGGGCTTGACTCACTTCTCTCAATAGTCCAGATGCCTAGAGGTGTTCCTGTCGCTTGTGTCGGCATAGATAACCCAGAGAACGGTGCTTTGCTTGCAGCAGAGATATTAGCTCTGAAGGACCCCGCTTTAGCGGAGAAGATAGCGCTCTACAGAAGGGGGAAGCTGTGA